From Arachis hypogaea cultivar Tifrunner chromosome 3, arahy.Tifrunner.gnm2.J5K5, whole genome shotgun sequence:
aaaatgaTGTGTTATCATACAAATCTTTACAAGATAGACACCAAAAAAATCTTTACAAGataaaaaaggataaaagaatgtttaatcataattgcatgttttttttttttttgggtgaatAATTGCATGTTTGATATATAGCAACTTGACAATTCTAGGCCTCGAGACTACAAATAAATATTCAAATGTGAGATCTTATACTCCCTTAAGCGCAAACAATATAACATTGTCCGAAGCTCGGGTATACGTTAAAAGTCCACCATTGGTAGATTCATGCTTCTACAATTTCTGACCAAATAACCACAAATTAAATTGGGTGGGAAAAAAAGTAGTTGATGCAATATGGTGTTTGAACATTAAAGCTTAGTCATTATCCATTTATTCCCGTTCATTGTTCTTTCCACTTACATTTTTCCTTTAAAACAGTGTGTAATCCTCCAGTTTTATTTGTCCTGGTAGATGATGGTGCCTGCCACAATTTGGAAAGAATAGTtattacaaaatttattatttatcataAAAGTTAGGAATAACTACTATTTTGGTCTCTAAGATTTGGGGTCAAAATCGAAATCATCCCCAAAATAGTATTTATCCCTAAAAGTTATGAATtctaatgaatttttttatttggagATAAATTTCCACAATTGGCTATAAGATAATGGACCAACCTTAATATCTTTAGGTGTATCATCTTTCCCTTTTCTAAATTTTGCAAGGTGCTGGTGATACTCTTCAAGCTCATTCTCCAACTTTTCAATGAACTGGCTTGTATGTTCAAGTGACTGCTCGTATCTATATTTCTCCAAGGCCTATAAATTTTACGTATACAAAATAAGTTAAAAACCATAAGCATTATGCAGAAAAAATAGAATCCACTACTTTTCGCAACAAAATATATTTCAACTTAAAACAATTGTCAACTACAAAGGAAGGATGCTACCCTTCTGAATGACAGAAATACACATAATCCAATGttaaatattatatatcataTTTATCAAGAACTACATTTGGTAAATGCATAACTAACACAGCTGAAATTACCTTTGCTTTTGATAATGTATCTGGAGGTGACATTACTTTTGGCTGTTCGTAATTCTTACCACGGAAGAAAATGATAGTATTATTAGGCTTGATGTCAATCACAATGCCTTTGCTCAGTCGAGCAAGCTCTTCAGCATATTCGTGAACCTGCCCAGGTTTGCAAGGTTTGCATATAACCTTTACTGTCTCATGATTCTTCCAATGAAGATGCATGTTAAGAACTACCCCACCAAACACTCCTCGTCTCCCAACCATAACAAAATGCTTCTTTTTCTCACCTGTTCGCTTCAGGTAATGCCTCTCTTCCTCAGTTaaaatttcaggatcaaatgttTCTGCAGGGATTTTCAGCACATGATATTTCCTTAGCTTCTCAATCAACCATGTTTCTTTTCGCTTGGCCTGCAGGTTTATAAGTTAGAGAGGAAAATCAAACCTCACAGAAGCACTTAATTCAATTACAAGTGGATGTAGCTATGTTCTGATATCCAATTCCCAGATGGCAAAAAGCACTAGCATCACCTTTCAATCACAGATTATTAGAATTCACCCTAAGGattattaaaaatatgtaaaaagtaAATTATCATTACTGAAAAATCAAGCAAATGAAACAGGGTACAAAAATTTACATTACAGAAATAAGTCAAGCCAACCTTTTCAAGCTTATATCTAATTCGAACCTCTGGATTTGGGGAATTCATCTTCTTTTTAGCCTTCAAGCGGTAGAATCTGAGCTCATTCAATTTAGCTTTTCTAGACATTTTCTTCTTTGGGCTCTTTTTTATGGAACTAATATCATCAGGTGACCCAAGAGAGAACCTCACAACATCATAATCAGTCTTCACCTGAACTGATTCATTACTTAGATATCTGGCAGGTTTTGAGTTTCTCAAAATATCAGGGATTCCAAATATATTTGATCTCTGCCAAAGATATCCCGATTGAGAAGGTAGATATGGAACCCTTGAAAGATGCCATGCTGTGTTGCAAGTTTGTGGATGTATGCACGTATGAAGAGTAGAAAACTGGAAACACCAACTTGCTGTAGGATATGATGCAATGGTCGGAAAATCCTCAACTAGACAGTATAACGTGAATAAGCTATCTCTGCATTTGTGAGAATAAGTAATCAGAAGCTAGGGCCTATGAGCTCTATAAAATTATTAGGAACTACAACAAATACATTCACAACAATGAATCAACTGCATACTGATGCTAGCTTGAAGAGTACTTAGGGGTCCCGATTCTAGTTGAGGAGAATGGAGAAAAAACAGTTATATAAGATCTTATGTTATATATAATGGCATGAAAGTAAGTCATATTGTAAAAAATATATGTTGTTGTGTTAACTAAAATTCTAACCCCCTtccctctcttttttctctctttctcttcttgctCTTGCCCTATAGGTAAAGAAAGCAAGTAGTAGGgatcagaagaaaagaaaaaatcacAAGAAATAAATATGTAACTAAAAAAGGCATAAGATAGAAGTTAACCTCTTGAATGTACTTGAAAACCCATGCCTTGCAGCTCTGAATAAGGCCACAGAAAACATATAAGATCAAATCCAACTGAAAAATAACAAATGGAAAACTGATAAGGAAATAACGGATAGAAGGATAAAGAATTGAATTAACTAAAAAGTAGAGAAAAAGACCTGAAGGCTCTGGGATAGGCCTACTGAATGTGGGAGGAAAAAGAACTCAGGTGACGACGATTACTGACTCTTCAATGCTGAATCCTGATTCATCCAGTTATGGATTCCGATTATGCATATCTGTCGATTTAGATCAGACATTAAATAAATAAGTGATATAAGCAATCAAAAGGCAATTCATGATTACCAGTTTTCATATAACTAAGACAAACTGCATACATATATTAGTTTAAGAGAAGAAAAGTAAAGTTCAGAGGATATTACAAGCTATACAAGTTAGACTTGCCATGAGTGCCTACATTCATTAATGTGCAATGAGAATAGAATTAGCCAGTTAGGTAgttctttgaaaaataaatatgagtCTGTTACCAACTTGACAAATTGACAAATTATTAACAAATTAACATGACAACAGCAAGAAGTGAACAACACAGCAACCAGCGGAAAGAAAAACTAGGCAGCAATAACAACAtagcaaaaaaatttaataaacccaacaagaaacaactaacacagcagcaattaacaaattaacaacACAGCAACCAGCAGCAAGAAGTGAACAACACAGCAACCAGCAGCAACAACACAGCAGCAAGAAGTGAAAAACACTGCCAACACAGCAACCAGCAGCAAGAAGTGAACAACACAGCAAGGATCTAAGAGTAGAGAACTACACCTACCAGAACTGAGGCACTGACGGAGACAGATGAAAGGCAAACACAGCAGCGGCTGGGCGGCGACCATAGCCACGGCTGGAAGGTGACTGGAAGGAACGAACGGAAGGAGAGGATGCTGTGAAGGCAATGGCGATGAGGAGAAGATAGGAAGGCGACAGCGGCGGGAGAGGTTGGCGGATTCTAAGAGAGGGAGAAGGAAACTCGTGGCTTcaggaagaggaagaaggaaaCAGCAAAATGCACGGTTGTTGGGACTTTTGAGAAGAGGAATTGAAGGTGCATGCTGGAAGAGAGAAGTGAGAACGGTGGCTGGCTGGGAGAAGTGGGGGACGGTGTCTCTGTGAGCAATAGAGGATGAGACGAAGTAACTTCTCCCTCTCTCATCCtttctcttttcattttttttaaatttctttttaatttttatccgttttgggtttttttttttcaaggtttTAAAAACCGAACCAATTATTAAACCGTTCTAGTTACTAGTTTATTGGTTCAACTATAGTTCAACCGAAATaatcattttataataaaataataaataaattataaataaacacagTAAAACATAATTAGAGTGAACTCAATATTTGTATGAAAATCTTAATTTTGCTGTTTGACTTGATAAATCTGAAAGAAAACATATGtaaaaagatgatggattcaaTGAAAATAAGCAAGCCCCACTTAAAGTGAAAACAAAGTCAAATATTTTTAAACCCAATGTTTACATCATAGAGTTTGATCATAGCTGCAGCAAATTGAAGCTAAAGCATGCCAGTTAATAGCTCATTACTCATTGAGCCCTCACTCTCATGAATCAGTAAACATCCCTTTTCTTAATCTGCAAAAATTTGTGACACAAGAAAATTGATCTAGCTTAGTGTggtgaaataataaatttaatgagAAAACTTCTTGACAACAAGACAAATGATAAATCATACTCGTAACTACTTCATGCAAAATAAGGGCAACAAAGTTCACCAGATACACATATTCTTTGCCCTTACCAAACTTCATCTTAAGATGCAACAATGCAAAAGTTACATTACAAAAGTCATTAgcatcaaggttctgaaaaccaaaCCGATCATCGAACCGCTTTAGTTATTGGTTCACTGGTTTAGTGGTCCAATCGGTCCAACCGTGATCCAACCGAAAAAAtcgttttatattaaaataataaataaaattataaataaatactttaaaacataattatagtctaatataaactttaaaatatcttctaaatttaaaacactacatgaAAAGTTATCAACCACAATCTTAAGATCTTTAGATAGTACaaacttaaatattttaataaactgAAGCTTTTGCTTTCAAAGTTTGCTATAAGAGAGACCAAAATTCTTTCTTCATCCTATAAATGTTTGCTTTGATGACATTAATCAATAAAACAATTACATCCAAAAAATATCAAACCATTTCCAACTCTAGTTTAAATTTGTCCaagcaacaaagaaaaagaatgaaggtTCCTCGAAATAGCAACTGTACAATCCACATCATTTAACACAAACTAAAAGTTCAAAAATCTCGTTCTTCCATAGCTGCAGGCTCAAAGCTATCGCCAGCTAAATCTAACCTACCACCTAACATATCACAAATTTCTAATCAAGAGGAGACTCAAACTTGCAGGCTCACAGAATTGTATTCACTTGAGGAGACTCAAAACAAATCAGGAAAATCAAAAGGATTTCACAATAACCCAGAGCTAAACTTGACATTTTAATGCTCCTTCATCGTGTTACTCAATAAATCATCAAAACAGCCACAATCCAAGCACATGTGTATCACAAAACGTGACCCTACACTTGTCTACTTTGCCATTTAACAGTGCTGGAAACACAAAACAAAGTTACAGGTAAATTCTAGTTTCTAACCCTGCCAACCCAAATTTCAGCACCTCTAAATTCTATTAAAAGCTCAGTTACTAATATGCAAGGTCAATTATTAGAGCGTGATCCTCAAAATCTTAGTAAAACAACACATA
This genomic window contains:
- the LOC112735577 gene encoding uncharacterized CRM domain-containing protein At3g25440, chloroplastic isoform X4, yielding MFSVALFRAARHGFSSTFKRDSLFTLYCLVEDFPTIASYPTASWCFQFSTLHTCIHPQTCNTAWHLSRVPYLPSQSGYLWQRSNIFGIPDILRNSKPARYLSNESVQVKTDYDVVRFSLGSPDDISSIKKSPKKKMSRKAKLNELRFYRLKAKKKMNSPNPEAKRKETWLIEKLRKYHVLKIPAETFDPEILTEEERHYLKRTGEKKKHFVMVGRRGVFGGVVLNMHLHWKNHETVKVICKPCKPGQVHEYAEELARLSKGIVIDIKPNNTIIFFRGKNYEQPKVMSPPDTLSKAKALEKYRYEQSLEHTSQFIEKLENELEEYHQHLAKFRKGKDDTPKDIKAPSSTRTNKTGGLHTVLKEK
- the LOC112735577 gene encoding uncharacterized CRM domain-containing protein At3g25440, chloroplastic isoform X2, which encodes MFSVALFRAARHGFSSTFKRDSLFTLYCLVEDFPTIASYPTASWCFQFSTLHTCIHPQTCNTAWHLSRVPYLPSQSGYLWQRSNIFGIPDILRNSKPARYLSNESVQVKTDYDVVRFSLGSPDDISSIKKSPKKKMSRKAKLNELRFYRLKAKKKMNSPNPEVRIRYKLEKAKRKETWLIEKLRKYHVLKIPAETFDPEILTEEERHYLKRTGEKKKHFVMVGRRGVFGGVVLNMHLHWKNHETVKVICKPCKPGQVHEYAEELARLSKGIVIDIKPNNTIIFFRGKNYEQPKVMSPPDTLSKAKALEKYRYEQSLEHTSQFIEKLENELEEYHQHLAKFRKGKDDTPKDIKAPSSTRTNKTGGLHTVLKEK
- the LOC112735577 gene encoding uncharacterized CRM domain-containing protein At3g25440, chloroplastic isoform X6; the encoded protein is MSRKAKLNELRFYRLKAKKKMNSPNPEVRIRYKLEKAKRKETWLIEKLRKYHVLKIPAETFDPEILTEEERHYLKRTGEKKKHFVMVGRRGVFGGVVLNMHLHWKNHETVKVICKPCKPGQVHEYAEELARLSKGIVIDIKPNNTIIFFRGKNYEQPKVMSPPDTLSKAKALEKYRYEQSLEHTSQFIEKLENELEEYHQHLAKFRKGKDDTPKDIKAPSSTRTNKTGGLHTVLKEK
- the LOC112735577 gene encoding uncharacterized CRM domain-containing protein At3g25440, chloroplastic isoform X5, with the translated sequence MSRKAKLNELRFYRLKAKKKMNSPNPEVRIRYKLEKAKRKETWLIEKLRKYHVLKIPAETFDPEILTEEERHYLKRTGEKKKHFVMVGRRGVFGGVVLNMHLHWKNHETVKVICKPCKPGQVHEYAEELARLSKGIVIDIKPNNTIIFFRGKNYEQPKVMSPPDTLSKAKALEKYRYEQSLEHTSQFIEKLENELEEYHQHLAKFRKGKDDTPKDIKAPSSTRTNKTGGLHTVLKEKCKWKEQ
- the LOC112735577 gene encoding uncharacterized CRM domain-containing protein At3g25440, chloroplastic isoform X3, whose protein sequence is MFSVALFRAARHGFSSTFKRDSLFTLYCLVEDFPTIASYPTASWCFQFSTLHTCIHPQTCNTAWHLSRVPYLPSQSGYLWQRSNIFGIPDILRNSKPARYLSNESVQVKTDYDVVRFSLGSPDDISSIKKSPKKKMSRKAKLNELRFYRLKAKKKMNSPNPEAKRKETWLIEKLRKYHVLKIPAETFDPEILTEEERHYLKRTGEKKKHFVMVGRRGVFGGVVLNMHLHWKNHETVKVICKPCKPGQVHEYAEELARLSKGIVIDIKPNNTIIFFRGKNYEQPKVMSPPDTLSKAKALEKYRYEQSLEHTSQFIEKLENELEEYHQHLAKFRKGKDDTPKDIKAPSSTRTNKTGGLHTVLKEKCKWKEQ
- the LOC112735577 gene encoding uncharacterized CRM domain-containing protein At3g25440, chloroplastic isoform X1, which encodes MFSVALFRAARHGFSSTFKRDSLFTLYCLVEDFPTIASYPTASWCFQFSTLHTCIHPQTCNTAWHLSRVPYLPSQSGYLWQRSNIFGIPDILRNSKPARYLSNESVQVKTDYDVVRFSLGSPDDISSIKKSPKKKMSRKAKLNELRFYRLKAKKKMNSPNPEVRIRYKLEKAKRKETWLIEKLRKYHVLKIPAETFDPEILTEEERHYLKRTGEKKKHFVMVGRRGVFGGVVLNMHLHWKNHETVKVICKPCKPGQVHEYAEELARLSKGIVIDIKPNNTIIFFRGKNYEQPKVMSPPDTLSKAKALEKYRYEQSLEHTSQFIEKLENELEEYHQHLAKFRKGKDDTPKDIKAPSSTRTNKTGGLHTVLKEKCKWKEQ